The genome window gactaggatctggaagaccgaGGTTCCCATTCTCATTCTTCCATAGAAActttctgtgtgaccttgggccactcacacacaTTCTGCCTGACCTGCCTCACATGGCTTTTGTGAGGAAAGACAgagtcacagccccatccaaagggttgggggggtggggtacaAAACAGCTTAGGGGAGTGGAACAGGGCTGCATGAGTAGTTGTGCCCTCTCTGGGTCACTTATCCCAGTGGAGGTGCAAAGATGGTGGCCCTCCAGAATGCCTGGACAGCATATGCAATGATGGGGCTCTCGCCAACATTCCTGCACTGCTGCTGCCCCATCAGTACAACAGGGACATtctggaggcattcccaggggtggagctgaagtTAGTcaacttcggccccttccgcacggaggcctCAGCAGCCCTGGGCTAGGAATGAaactgtaagtcactttggtGCTCCATATgggagaatggtgggatatacATAAagtagataatttttttaatctacaaaAGGCATATAAAAGAGCATGTTGATCTTATATTCTGAGTCTGAATTCATGCAGGCCTACACAGTTTCAAGATAGCATCCTAATCACGACACTGTGGACAGAATATTGATTAGAATATCAATATTCTAATCTCACTCTCATCTCCCTTCCACATGAGGCCTACTTTCGCATATTGGCTTCAGGAATTCAGGAATAATTAAGGGGTGCCTGGTTGCAATTTCCATTCCCTCTGATGGCCTCACCAATCTAGCAATAGCGTGCTTTCCAATAGCAAAACGtatctggagagctactgccagtcaagATGGGTCAGTAGTCTGTCTTAAAAAACAAGTTGAGTAGGGGAAATCCACATAATTTCCCCACAAATATCTATATAACCTAACCACACCAACCAAAAGGACAAGCCTAGACTTGTTTGTACAGAGGGAGCCCAGGGTTAGTCTTCATTCTGTTTCCTGCAGAGTTTCTGTTCTCCTTGGCCTTTTTCTTATGAAGCTGACATGAACTTTTGTACACATTAGTCAAAATTTTGAAGACGAAAAAAGCTAAAAGGCAAAACAGTACCAGAACAGGTTGGGAAAATGAgaatcttttttttcaaatttaatttAACCTAATTACAAGTACCTACAAATCACataaaaaacattgtttttggggtgggggtgaggaatgATACTGTTTTGAGAGTTCTCTCCCTGCCCTGCTAAGACAAAACTCTATCACCAAAATTAGACCACTGACAAAAGGAAACACCCCTatctcaaaacaacaacaaccctgtagaaCTTAAATTTCTAAAAATCGAAGTCAAAAGACAACTTTAAGCCTGTCAGAGGagcagacagacacacacacacaccctttcctggAAGCTGAACTCGGGAATTAAACCTATAGTTCTTGGTCAAATGCTCCGTGAGCTGAGtgcctaaggcaggggtagggaacctgcggctctccagatgttcaggaactacaattcccatcagcccctgccagcatggccaattcccatcagcccctgacttTGGGTAATGCCTAAGGAATTGAAACAACGATGATCCTTGAATACGTTGGCCccttctggacatgcagaataatgcactttcaattcactttgcagctgtgcggaatagcaaaatccacttgcaaacaattgtgaaagtggattgaaagtgcgttattctgcatgtgcggaaggggcctttttgaCCTGCTCTGTGTTacgtgaaacccccccccccccaaggtaggACTCCTCAATTGAGCATCATGACAGCGCTCCTTATCTccgcaaaaagaaagaaaaaaagaaagagatccTTCCCGGGCATCGGAATGTATCTTTAAAagcgggaaaggggagggggggaacctctGGCTCAGACAGCCGGCTCAGTCGCCGGTCAGCGAGCCAGAGTCCTACTTTTCCGATTGGTGGCACGAAGACCCGCCTCTGTTTCCCATTGGCTCCTCATATTATCTATAAGAGCCGCTTGCGCTatttccccgcccccctccctccaagccCCCGGCTGGTTTTCGTCTGCGAAGGCAAAGCGTGTCTCGTGAGGACTATTTTGGGTCTtgccgcagcagcagcatcagcagtATCAGCATCAGTGGTGCATCCAGAGACGCCGGAGCCGCGATGAGGGAAAGGAGAGCTGCTCAGCCAGCGGTGGCCAGATGCAAGCTGGTCCTCGTCGGGGATGTGCACTGTGGGAAGACTGCCATGTTGCAAGTGTTGGCGAAGGACTGCTATCCGGAGGTGAGCGGGGTAGGATCTGAAAGGGGGTCCTCTCTGGATCGATGGCCTCCGATGCGGAAGctaacggggggtggggggtgacgtCTGTTCTCCTCCCAGGCTTGAAGGGAAAATGCCTCTGAAGGCGGAACTGCTTAtcaatgctattttttttccgTCAGAAAGCTCCAAGTGGGGCGCGGGAGGGTCTCCCAGACAAGCCCAGACTTGTTAGCTTTTAACAGCGTATCCTGTCTGTTCAGTTTATCCCGCACAGTTCTCCAGCTCCATCACTGGGTTTGGGGCAGCCCTCCATTCCTGTGGTCtctctgcccttttctccagagatGTGCATAGAAGACTAGCAGGGGCAGTGGGTAGAGCGTACCTATATTTTTTTAAGGTTTTGCGCAAGAGTCAATATGGCTTCTCCCTCTCTGTGACATGGACCTGATACGCAGAGCTGTGCACCAAACTGCTTCTGTCAATCAATGTCTGGTGGCATCTTCAGCTTGAGTGTTGAAGGATGGGTGGCTCTAAATATTCCCCGTCCCAGGTGGTGACCCCTCATCAGAATCTTGGTGATGAGGGCGAGTAGGAAAGCAGGTCCTTGTCTTTCTTTTGATCCCTTCAATCCCACAGTAAAGTAGGTCACATGAAGTTCTGCCGAATGACCCCTGGGCTGTCTTTCCATTTCAGACCTACGTTCCCACAGTTTTTGAGAACTACACGGCATGCCTAGAGACAGAAGAACAGCGGGTGGAGCTCAGTCTCTGGGATACATCTGGTGAGATACAGTGTCTTTCTCCTTTGGGATGTGGTTGGCTAGGCCTACACCCACCAGCTGTGCTGAAGCTGCCTGGGTAGAATAACTTGTAGGACCTCCTGTATGGGAAAGAAGGGTCCATCAGTGTGGTCTACAGTTAGGTGATGAAATGCACATTTCTCAGTTGTTCTGGGTTTGTGTTGAGATGGAAGAGGGCATCTTGAGATCAGCAGCAACAATCATGGCTTGTTTTGTTCTTCCCTCTGGACCCATCTTAGCTTTGAGTATGAGAGAAGATACTGCAGGTGGGTGTGAATTAAATTCCTCTCCATCCACCTTGGCTGTCATAAGGAGCAGAAAAAGGGTTGGCTAGCCGGAATAGATGGTTTTGAGATGAGTGGGTGTGTATTTCCTTGGTCTTTCAGAAGATAGCTTGCACGATGCGGTGCAGTCCTGAGACTGGAAATTGGGACATCAAACATTGGTATGCACAGCCAATGCTTCCttctaagtgggggggggggggagggttatgcAGATGGCAGAAAGAACACAGACTTTAGAAGATAAAAGTTGGCATTCTAGCCAAATGGAATCAGTCCTGGGGGACTTCCCCTATAATGGTTCACTTTGGCTTTATAGTCAGAACATCTCTAAAGAAATGCTCCGCCGCAGATGTTCCTTTGCTGGATGCCTAGATGCTTTCTCCCAGCCTGAGTTAGAATGAATATGTGAgagctgaaataatttttttaaaaatccctgttaTAATAAACAAGCCGTCACTTATGTCCGATAAATCGTTTTTTGGGGGGATCTTGAAAGCTGAGAAAGGTGATGCTTTTCCTTGGCTCAGTTTTTGCTCTTTTCCTTGATTTCTCCTCTGGAATGTAAAGGGGAGGGGCTTGGCCATTGTGTGTGTATTGGGAAGGAACGGCGAGGGGGGCTCAATGGACTTTGCTggagaaattgggggtgggggagggagaaatggggAAATGTGCCTCTCACAATATAAGGGGCTCTTGAAGGtattgtgtgtgtgaagggggacAAAGGAGTTACCCTAGCAACTGGGATTGACTGGGGCAGGCAATGGAAGCTCCTGTTGCTGCTGCATCCCCTCTTTTGAAGGGGGCCAGAGGTGGGGGTCCCTGGCTACTTGGATCCCCTTTGTTGCCATGGTGATTGtgctggtgcagggaggcaggggctgcTTGCTATTCTACGCACGCAGTGTCTGGACTGCAGAAGCATTTTTGGATGCTGCTGTTTCTCATAGCCCccttccctgagatccagttgcCTGTTCCTTCCCCTGTACCTATGCAGCAACCCCCTTCCGGCACTGGGCAATTCCCCTAACCCATTTTGCAAGCATATCGTCCCTTGCACATCTGCAACTCCCTTTTTATCTGCTCACTGGTGAGAGagatgttgctaggcaacccccaTTCCTCCCTGTCTGCTAcgtttcccttcctatccctaaAAAGTGGGAGCATTGTGCTCATCCTGTTTTCAGTATTGCTTTGTGGGGagtgaagggaagagaaggagatggGCTTGATTCATATATCCCCTGGAAAAGCTGTTTCTGCTCTTCAGAGTAGACTGAATACTGAAGTGGGTGGATGGGGATGAATGAGGAGAACCTTGCAAGAAAGCAAGTGGGGTTGCTTTGGGAAACCCTTGACTGCCTTGCTTGCGTTACACTTTTGGTAGTGGATGAGAGAGTAGAGTCTAGTTCATCTTATAAAAAGCAGTGTTTTATCATACTCTACTGGCTGCTTCTTACTGTGATTCTTTTGGTCAAGGAGCAAAAGTGTTGAGCAGCTGTGTAACTTCCCGGTCCCCTTTTCCTACAGGATCTCCCTACTACGACAATGTGCGCCCTCTGTGTTACAGTGACTCAGATGCTGTCCTGCTGTGCTTCGATGTCAGCCGCCCTGAGACCATGGACAGTGCTCTGAAGAAGGTGAGCTCTGTGCATGTCTCCCAGGCCAGGTGTTGTCTGCCTATAAGACTGAACTTTGCATAGAGGCAAACCGAATGTTCAAAGGACCAGACCTCATATATAGTGGAAAACAAAGACACTCGTTAATAAGGAAGCAGTGGCCCCCTGCAAATATTCAAAGCACTGCTACTTCCTTTTGGGCCACAaaagcatgtgagctcccagagaaGACCATCAATGCTGAGGATGCAGAATCTCTGAGCCTCAGTGGCACGCCACTGTCTGGAAAAGACTCCAGTATTTGATCCTACTCTGTTTTTGTCAAAACAGGAGCAAAAACAGGACAGGTTTTCCGGTTCAAAACACAATTgtttcacatttttgtttttcaaattttcAAGTTCAAAGAGATTTATTGCCTCAGacttttgtttttcatattttgatTGTCTCTGTGCTGGAAATATTTCTAAgtgagccagtgtagtggttaaaagcagactctgatctggagaattgggtttgattccccacttctccacatgagcagcagactcttatctggagagcccaatttgtttccccattcctacattgctgctgggtgaccttgggcttgtcttCAGAACTCTtgcagctccacctacctcacaaggtgtctgttgtggggagagaaagggaaaggagcccaTTTTGAGtatctgtacaggagagaaagggaggagggggtataaattcaaactcttcttgttgttctaaGTAATGATGTGTCTTAAGTGTGTGGAGATCACACCTGTGAATCACTTCTTGTCGGATGGTGCCAACTTCATTATATAGCCTAATCATTCACAGACAATTCtgccagagcaccagtgtatGCACTGTTTAGGAAAAAGAGCTGTCCCAAAAATACAAATCAACCATCCCACTCCTAAAGCAATCCTGGAAGGCCCTAAAGTCACTACCCCCCAGACACCATGCTTAAACTATATTCTcaaaacacaggccccttccgcacatgcagaataatgtgctttcaatccgttttcaatgcgctttgaagctgtgcggaacagcaaaatccacttgcaaacagttgtgaaagtggattgaaaatgcattattctgtgggtgcggaaggggccacaaagAAAACACTTTCTCTCCTACGTGAAGATGATTATCCAGCTCCCACTTATTCCTCATCCATAGTGatgttccaaaaaaaaaaaaaaagaattcaatcAGAAGTATGTCCTCCTAACCTTTCTCAAAGCCTGCAATGATGAAGATTCCACACAGTCTCTAAGATCTAGTTTTCAGTGTGTCTAAAtcattggttctcaaccttcctaatgctgcgaccctttaatacagttgctcatgttgtagtgacccccaaccctaacatttatccattttacagatggagaacactgatgcagagagtcttaggcgacccctgtgaaaaggttgttcgacccccaaaggggtcccggcccccaggttgagaaccactggcctaaatcataattgtttttgtttgttcaaaTTACCACTTTgcatcttatatatatatattttaatattggtGTTTTATAATTCTGTTGGTGTTGTGTATGCAGTTCATTCTGAATCtctgttgaaaatgttttatacacCTTGTGTACTAAAATGATAATGTGAGTTCGGGAGCAGACATCAATTAACTGTGTCCCCTGAGTCAAAATATATGGCCAGTTTATCTTTGATTCTCTGGTACTGTGTAATAAGCAGCAGTGTGCTGTAAAAGAGACTGCTAGACAAGGAACAGGGAGACTTGGTTCAAATCCCCCTGCTGCCATGATGTGTCACCTTGGCTCAGCCATTCTTCAGGCCTAGCGTACTTCACAGGATTTTCAGAGAATTTGAAGAGGGCCACATATAATGGCTCATATTTCTTTGAGAAAGTGtaggataaaaatggaagaagaaaaagagtttgagtttataccttgcctttctctcctgtacggagtctcaaagtggtttacaaactcacaacagacatcttgtgagggaaGTGgcgctgacagagttctgagagagctgtgactaacccaagggcacccggcagacttcatgtgtgggagcagggaaaaaatccagttcaccagataagactccactgctaatgtggaggagtggggaatcaaacccggatctccagattagagtctacctgctctaaaccactacatcatgctggaatagatgaaggCATTGTGGAAAAAATAAGTTACCAAGgggaatatatttttatttatttttttccagttcgtAAACAGATCAAGCTCAGAGCGGTTCACATAATAAAACCACAAATAAAGCATGtttcacaattaaaacaatgcaaaaatcttCTACAGTGCCATAAATACCAACCTGGGTCtgtcagaaaaaaagaagagagaatgaCTAAATAAAAAGGTGTAACCATAACTTCTAGAGAaagggaagtgggagagggagggaggccagcgaGATAATAGCCATTGCTATCCTCAGCCATATGCAGATGGTTTGCTAGTAATGGATGCTGTGAAGTAGAAAACTTGGGTGGTTCAACCCTGCAAGGCATAGTAGTTTACCAGTAACTTAGTAGCTAATGAAGTTAGCATGGTTTTTCCTAGATTAAAAATTGCATGTTAATTGGTCATAACCCTGAACCCCTGCATATAGTATTCTTGGCTGAAGAAAGGAGCAGGAACTGTGCAGCATTTAAAGAAATGTTCTAATGACAGCAAACTAACTGATGTTGTGCTTAGAATGTCTCTTCTAGTAGCAAGTAACATTGTCTTCAGATATCCTGATCTACCACTAGTCCTGATGTTTAGAGATGTAGGGATATTTCcctgtttttgcaaaaaaaagaaaacaaactcaCTCCTAATTCTCCTGCTCATGTTTAACTCGGTCCAGATTTAGAAGTGTGGAGAATGCAAGTATTCCTGATGCATAAAATCTCCTTGTGGAACTGAGAGTGATTGAGGTTTCCTTTAGAACTCTGCTTTAACAACTCTCACTGTCACTGGCCATTATCAGAGATGAGATGATACTGACCTTTCTTGTGAATTTTCTCAGTCCAGGATTCAGCTGTTAGCTGAGCCCAGAAGGACAGGGTCACTTCTGTtgtgaccagaggcgtatctagggaaaatgcagcccaatgcaaaatctgagttttccacacccctccccccgtttgagcggctgccctcccccaccatgaccaaacaatttttttgcaccagatcttgaaatcagtgtatggaaCCTGGTGAAaggatgagtgtgtgtgtgtgggatgatTTTCCgttccccacgtgactaaatggccacagcccgaagacatttgaccctatatgtcccccggGCGGTTGTGACGGTATGGCAACTTCTATACTTCTTGGAATGTCCAGGGCTCAAATCACCTCTGAGATGTTTCTTCCTTTCCAGTGGAAGACAGAAATTTTGGATTACTGCCCAACCACCCGTGTGTTGCTGATTGGTTGCAAGACAGACCTTCGTACTGACCTCAGCACCCTGATGGAACTGACccatcagaagcaagcccctgtCTCTTATGAACAGGTAAGCAGCTTATGGCACTGATATGGATCTGTCACTCAGACTGAAATAGTTTCTCTGTAAAGCAcagttgttttcatttttgtatggTCAAGTGATGCTCTGTGTTGGTATACTTGCACTTTGGTTATGGTAGCATTTTTTATTAAATTCAAAATTCCTCACATGTTTCCAATATAAGAATTCTTAGGGGAAACCACTCATTTATCTTCTTATgatattaaattttttttataaacTTTAAATCAACATGGTAAGTGGAACACAAAAAAGCATTTTGAACAATCCTCTTTTAACAAAAAAGAATTCTGTCTCAGGATGTCTGTTTACCATGGATATAGTTATGGCAAATCATACAGTGAGTACAGTAACACTCTACTTGCATAAAGCTGAGTTGCATATTTTTAACGTCTCTTAACATCCAGTGGACTTACATCCATTTGTAGCTTTACTTTGATTCAAGGACTTACTATGACAGAACAATTAAGGGACTCTTTTTGCCATTATTCAAAGATGATCACAGCTAAATGTAAATGCCTAGCTTCCTCCAGTCCCAATCTGTTACCCTTGAAATATGCTGTATAGAGGAGTTTCATATTAGCCCCAGTGTTCTGCTGCCTTATGGTACTGCTATAGTGTCTTTCTCAATAAATAGCCACATTCTGCATTCTGAATCCCAGTGAATATTCAAATTCCCTGGTAAAAAGCAAGAGGCTTCTTGTTTCCCAGACTTCATAGGTGTGAGGCCTTTGACTGGTTCCTGAGAGAACTTAGTATAATGAAATCCAGCCATACCAAAGATGACTTGTTATATGAAGGTACCATGCAGAAACTGCACCACGATTGCTACCAAAATGCCAGTGCCAAATGACTTGTGGCACTCAAGTGTGCTGAGAGCAATTTTCTGTGTCATGTTGCTTTTTTCATGGGTTTTgatgcctttaaggctgttggcTGGTTCTTATGTCCTCTGCTGTCTTTGCAGGGCTGTGCCGTGGCCAAGCAGCTTGGAGCAGAGACCTATTTGGAGTGCTCAGCGTTCACATCGGAGAAGAGCGTGCACAGCATCTTCCGGACAGCAGCGTCTATCTGCCTCAGCAAGGCTGGCCCCCAACCTCCCAAGAGCCCAGCTCGAAGCTTTCCCAAGAGACTGCTCCGCTTACCTAGCCGATCCGAGCTCATCTCTTCCACTTTCAAGAAGGAAAAAGCGAAAAGTTGCTCCGTCATGTGAAGGGCCAACCGCTTTAGGAGCCgagggtagtggtggtggtagagcAGCTGAGGACTTTGGGCCTTCTGGTTGACCcttctggggtgggcaggggggctGCCTGGTTCCCATGGGGCAGGTCTGGAGAATCCAGAAATATctaattccccaccaccaccaccaccattccaaCTTCAGCAGGCCTGTCCATCCTTTACACATTGCAAATGCTTCCCCACCATGCAGCTGCAGTGAGTGCTTCCAGATAGACATGAGGAGGAAATCAGAGTTTGGCTGGACAGTGAGGATGAAGACTGGCCCAAGACATGGCCTGCTGTGGAAGGCCCTTGAGGGCTGGCGGTGTACCATCTTGGACAGTAGTGGCTCCAGTGGCTGTTCCACGTTTGAGGGTTTCAAAAGTATCCTCCCCCTTCTGACACACAGTTAATAATCTCCCATTGGCCCCGGTTCCCTTCTCCATCGGCTGCTTGTCCCATTTGCCTGTCTGAAGCAGGCTTATTGCAGatacctctcccttcccctccctttgggTACCCTCCCCTTCATCTCCTCTAGAGTAGAGGAGTCTGTGTGTCCTCTTCTTCCTTAGGAGatgatggggtggtggtgggaggagggtgTGACTGTTTTATAGATATTGTCTCTTTGTGTGTGGAAgaaatgtgggggagggaaagggagggaaaatctTAAATGTTCAGTGTTATTAAAAGAAAACCTTATTTATTAATGAAAAATATAATGCAGATTAACAGCCTGTTCAAGGGAGTTTCTTATTTGTCATTATCACACTTAGATTTTCCCAGGCTTGGGGAGCAAGGAAGAAGGGGGCTTAGAGATACTAGACCAAGATGAACCTTGAATTTCCCACTACGACCACCAACACTTTTAAGAAACCTGGATTATGTCCAAAAATGTTTACAGAGGCCATCATTACAGAGGTTGTGTGCAGGCTTTGCATGTACAAGTCCCCAAGTTCAACTCTCGGCTTTTCCAGTTAAATCATGGAGTGGAACTAGTAATGATATGTGTCTGAGGCTTTGCAGAATGACCACTAGTGTTATGATTCTGCACAAGGTAGCTTTGTGTGTTCATATCCAAGCCCTTTGTTACCTTCTTGATCTGAGCCTGCAGGGCAGTTTAAAATTGGCCATAGCAAGCCTGATTAGAGCTGAAAACTAGACTCCTTGAGTATATGCGTGCTGCCTCATTGTAACAAATTGTCATTTTGTCATCTTGGACTTGGTCTGCTCAGGTAGTTTGCAACCtaagcatttttttaatgctATGTATTGGCTCTAAGACAATATGCAAGGGAGGTAGAGAATCTTGAGGCCTAGGATAGATGCTGCTATTAATAGTTGGAGCTGGTTTCTCAAGTTCTGGGGGAAAATATTTGCCCATGCCACAGCATTCTTGCCTTCCAAGGACCTTTGTGCCTTCCTGCCACATGAGAATGGGAGAAGGGTGTGGTGAAGACACAGCGTTAGTGTGTGAAAGGTGATGGCCACCTCTGACTTCCCAGGTAGCCTGACTTAGTGTGCTGATTAGCTTCATCTGTCTCCTGATATGGTGCAGGTGTATGCATTGCCAGGTCTAATCTCTCTTTTATTTGCTGTATCCTTGTTTCCTGGCTGTTGGGACAGTTTCAGTGGGTGGCGCTTTGGCTGCTTCCATTGTCTGTTTCAGCAAGACTGAAAATGTTAGGGTGCAATTCATAGGAATATGGCGTGATCAGTGGCTTTCAAGCAAGCTGTTTCTATCTTGACTTGTTTGCTGTAGAACCCCTCCTGTACTGAATTTTGGGGCACGTTTTAAAGTGAACAGTGAACTCAAGTGACCAGGTTGATTGGGCATTATTGCTACCTAGTAGTAAGGCATTCTAATGTATCCCATAATCTTCTGCCACTGAAAGATAATTAATGATGGATATGCTGTCTTCTAGTGAATCATTTCTACCACTACTAGTTTTCTAATTAGGGATCCAGAAACTATTTAACCCTATTCCCTGCTTAAAATTCCAAAAGTTTTGGACTTGGCACAGCAAAATTCATCTGGTAGGGATGCAGAGATGGGAACTGTTGCCAAGAAGATTGCAGGACATGTCTGTCAGCAACACAATTTGCCCAGCCAGAAATTAAGACTTGTTTTGGCAGCAGGCTTGAAATGGACCACTTTGCTAAGTTTTGCCTTTTGGATTTTACGAGCAGTTCCCTCATTAACAGGGCTGGCACTAGGTTGAGGAAGTGACAGCGGTCTAAGCTGCTTTTGAGTATCAGCTTCTGAAACAATTATTGTCAGCCTGTAAAGATTAATTTCATGTAACATTGACATACGATATCAATCTTCCCTTCTAGTAGCTGCTATATAAATGAACCATCACTCTGTATATAGAGACATCCTTGCCTTTTTGTTTAGTGGTGTATAGGGAACATTAAGGCAATGTCCTAGACTTCTGGCTTCTCTTGTCCACAATTTTGCTAGCAAAATAGATTAAGGATTCTAACAAAGATTGCACAGTTTTAAGTGGGGTAGAATGCTTTGGACAAAGGAGGTTCATCAAATAATGTTACTACTATATTTGGCCAAAAGAACATCTGGTTTTGCCTGGAAATACTTGCTGAAACACTAACAACTGCTGCAGTATTACTACTCACTGTGCTTGAAGGTAAgtgtgtttttccttttatttgcgTTGACATATCTGTTCACTATTAACTGCACAGAAGCGATTGTGTGGCAAAGTTATTTCCAACTGAAGAGTTCAGGAGCATTGCTAGCTTTCAGCATTCTAGCTTTTCTAATAAATGGTGGAAGATTCCCTGATTATGGAGATAAAATCAAGGGAAGATCTGCTACTGCAGGTTTTAGGAGGTGGGATTTCACTCTTGCAGCTGTTTCTACCACCTCAAAGACTGAgcttgtagatcaggggtctgcaacctgcggctctccagatgttcatggactacaattcccatcagccctggcacttggccatgctggcagaggttgatgggaattgtagtccatggacatctggagagccgcaggttgcagacccctgttgtagataCTACCGTTTACCACCAGAATCTAGTTCTTCTCCTTCTGACAATGCACTGATTCTGCAATTAGGATAGTACCTACCGTAGCCAACTGTAGTTCAATAAGCTTTCACTTTCACAGATGCTCAGCAGAGTCCTGCGTAATAAATAAAAGTGGGTTTCTGTTGATAAAAATCAGCTAATACTTGACATAACATGAAATTGACATTTAATCTTGTTGATGGCTTAAGTTTTACTGAGGAATATAGTTTTGCTGTTGGTTCATGCCTAGCTTATAAGTGAAGATTCTGTAACCattcagagttttttaaaaataggctttTTGGAATTTGTTTTCTAGAACAGAaagttacatttttatccctgCTAGGGCTGGTATAGACCCACCCCTCTGAGTAAGAGAGGGTGACGTAGAAAGTGAGTTATACTTCCCACCCCTCCTCTGTTGATTTAAGAGTCTGTCTGCATTTCATTGCTATTTGATATATGCTAGAGCC of Sphaerodactylus townsendi isolate TG3544 linkage group LG03, MPM_Stown_v2.3, whole genome shotgun sequence contains these proteins:
- the RND1 gene encoding rho-related GTP-binding protein Rho6; the encoded protein is MRERRAAQPAVARCKLVLVGDVHCGKTAMLQVLAKDCYPETYVPTVFENYTACLETEEQRVELSLWDTSGSPYYDNVRPLCYSDSDAVLLCFDVSRPETMDSALKKWKTEILDYCPTTRVLLIGCKTDLRTDLSTLMELTHQKQAPVSYEQGCAVAKQLGAETYLECSAFTSEKSVHSIFRTAASICLSKAGPQPPKSPARSFPKRLLRLPSRSELISSTFKKEKAKSCSVM